One genomic segment of Pedobacter endophyticus includes these proteins:
- a CDS encoding response regulator, with protein sequence MKRILVVDDDIEVLETIQLILEIGGFKVSALNDGEEIFNRIEQFNPDLILLDISLGHIDGRVVCEQLKSIESTSKIPILLISGLYDPKDFTTLNYGQDDFLSKPFQMDVLLKKITKILSLEQDEKYLMN encoded by the coding sequence ATGAAGAGAATATTAGTAGTAGATGATGATATTGAGGTTTTAGAAACCATACAATTAATACTCGAGATTGGCGGCTTTAAGGTTTCAGCACTTAATGATGGCGAGGAGATTTTTAACAGAATTGAACAATTTAACCCCGATTTAATTTTACTTGATATTTCCTTGGGTCACATTGATGGAAGGGTAGTATGCGAACAATTAAAATCGATTGAAAGCACCTCGAAAATCCCCATTTTGCTGATCTCCGGCCTATACGATCCTAAAGATTTTACCACACTTAATTACGGTCAGGACGATTTCCTTTCGAAACCATTCCAAATGGATGTATTGCTGAAAAAAATCACCAAAATTCTCTCGCTAGAGCAGGATGAAAAATATTTAATGAATTAA
- a CDS encoding N-acetylglucosamine kinase, whose protein sequence is MIIVADSGSSKTDWMGYLNGEVIKFNTPGINPYFLNEQEISKLIKKNETITQYADQVTEIYFFGAGCSSPDKHEVVSNGLSDVFNKAFISVDHDLLGSVYATCGNAEGLNCILGTGSNICYFDGKKIHDGHHGLGYVLGDEGSGTFFGKKVLLAYLYNKMPAELAVEFKKSYPIEKEQIITNIYQKPFPNIFLAGFSRFMASHKNHPFIQEILKAGFQEFVDTNVKDYPKYKNIPCHFVGSIAYYYQEELIAVLEHNDIEPGKILQKPIDELFSFILQKEGIANHAS, encoded by the coding sequence ATGATAATTGTTGCTGACAGTGGCTCCTCAAAAACCGATTGGATGGGTTACCTTAATGGTGAAGTCATTAAGTTTAATACCCCTGGCATAAATCCTTATTTCTTAAATGAACAGGAAATTAGCAAGCTCATTAAAAAGAATGAAACTATAACCCAATATGCCGACCAGGTAACCGAAATATATTTTTTTGGCGCCGGTTGCTCATCGCCAGATAAGCATGAGGTAGTTTCAAACGGGCTTTCGGATGTTTTCAACAAGGCGTTTATATCCGTCGATCACGATTTGCTGGGCTCGGTGTATGCCACGTGCGGCAATGCCGAAGGCTTAAATTGTATACTAGGTACCGGATCAAACATTTGCTATTTCGACGGAAAGAAAATTCACGATGGCCACCACGGCCTGGGCTACGTTTTGGGCGATGAGGGCTCAGGAACGTTTTTTGGCAAAAAGGTATTGCTGGCCTACCTCTACAACAAAATGCCTGCAGAACTCGCCGTAGAATTTAAAAAATCGTACCCGATAGAGAAAGAGCAGATTATTACCAATATTTACCAAAAGCCGTTTCCAAACATATTTTTGGCCGGCTTTAGCCGGTTTATGGCAAGCCATAAAAACCACCCTTTTATTCAAGAAATTTTAAAGGCCGGCTTTCAGGAATTTGTAGATACCAACGTTAAAGATTATCCGAAGTATAAGAACATTCCTTGCCATTTTGTAGGCTCCATTGCCTACTATTATCAAGAGGAGTTGATTGCTGTGCTCGAACATAATGATATTGAACCGGGTAAAATACTACAAAAGCCCATAGATGAGCTTTTTAGCTTCATACTTCAGAAAGAGGGAATAGCAAATCATGCCAGTTAA
- a CDS encoding TolC family protein, producing the protein MSKRLKIVFFLLSLSISGFAQEKLTLQEAVTIAMQNNYDIKISKNDIAIAKNNANIGNAGMLPSLIGTYSNGGSIQNTRQTPATGADRVINGAKSTNNDLGADLNWTVFDGFSMFANYDRLKELQKQGEVASRLTILTTIADVITAYYDVVRQQQLLVAADSAMDVSILRTNIAKTKLQLGRGSKLDVLTAQVDYNTDTSSFLQIKNALQVAKVRLNQLMVRDISTDFSVINSIDIDAAISFTKQAEIAEQQNPNVQNAFINQRIASLTLKAIRGARYPVISLNSGYSRANSTSPTGFNQKFAANGFTYGVTASINLFNGFLQRQQERNAKIEIETASLNLNKTKLDVNAQLLSAYQNYSTFLDLVKLEQRNVDIAKENLDITLAKYRLGSIAPLELREAQRNAIDAQNRFIEMQYQAKIAETTLKEISGNIDLSN; encoded by the coding sequence ATGAGCAAAAGATTGAAAATAGTGTTTTTTCTGCTCAGCCTCTCGATTTCGGGATTTGCGCAGGAAAAACTTACACTGCAAGAAGCAGTTACCATTGCCATGCAGAACAATTATGATATCAAAATCAGCAAAAATGATATCGCAATAGCAAAAAACAATGCCAACATTGGCAATGCCGGAATGCTGCCCTCCCTTATAGGCACTTACTCCAACGGAGGAAGCATTCAAAATACGCGACAAACACCGGCAACAGGCGCCGACAGGGTGATCAACGGTGCAAAAAGTACCAATAACGATTTGGGAGCAGATTTAAACTGGACGGTATTTGACGGTTTTAGCATGTTTGCCAACTACGATCGATTAAAGGAACTGCAAAAACAAGGCGAGGTTGCTTCTCGCTTAACCATCTTAACCACCATTGCCGATGTAATTACGGCTTATTATGATGTGGTTAGGCAGCAACAGCTACTCGTTGCGGCCGATAGTGCAATGGATGTTTCCATCTTACGAACAAATATTGCTAAAACCAAGCTTCAGTTGGGCAGGGGTTCCAAACTGGACGTATTAACCGCACAGGTAGATTACAACACCGATACCTCCAGCTTTTTGCAAATCAAAAATGCCCTTCAGGTTGCCAAAGTGCGTCTGAACCAACTCATGGTAAGAGACATAAGCACCGATTTCTCCGTGATCAATTCAATCGACATCGATGCTGCGATTTCTTTTACCAAACAGGCCGAAATTGCTGAACAGCAGAATCCAAATGTTCAAAATGCATTTATCAATCAGCGGATTGCATCGTTAACATTGAAAGCAATTAGAGGAGCACGATATCCGGTAATTAGTTTAAACTCGGGCTACAGCCGTGCAAATAGCACCAGCCCAACCGGATTTAATCAGAAATTTGCTGCAAACGGATTTACATACGGCGTTACGGCAAGCATCAATTTGTTTAATGGCTTTTTACAGCGACAGCAGGAAAGAAACGCAAAAATTGAGATTGAAACGGCCAGCTTGAACTTGAACAAGACCAAGCTCGATGTGAATGCGCAACTGTTGTCTGCCTATCAAAACTACAGCACTTTTCTCGATTTGGTTAAACTGGAGCAGCGAAATGTGGATATTGCCAAGGAAAATCTGGACATTACCTTAGCTAAATATAGGTTGGGAAGCATTGCCCCGCTAGAACTCAGAGAAGCACAGCGGAATGCCATCGATGCTCAAAATCGGTTCATCGAAATGCAATACCAAGCAAAGATAGCCGAAACGACATTAAAAGAAATTAGTGGAAACATAGATTTATCCAATTAA
- a CDS encoding efflux RND transporter permease subunit translates to MSISTTSIKRPVLAIVMNLLIVLFGIIGYTFLGVREYPSIDPTVVSVRTSYPGANSDIIESQITEPLEKSINTIDGIRNISSSSNQGASNITIEFDLDKNIEEAANDVRDKVSQAARTLPKDIDGLPTVSKADANSDDILSMTIQSDKRNTLELSDFAENVIADRIQTIPGVSTVQIRGQRKYAMRIWMDPNKLSAYGLTSQDIVTALDNENVELPSGKITGATTELTVKTLGKLTNEEEFNNLILKSDSNQVVKLKDVGYAILGSENEETILRESGLPMVSISIIPQPGANYIDITQEFYKRFDKLKADMPKDIKLAVSSDNTIFIKRSVTEVAETIGLSLVLVILIIYLFFRDWAIAFRPLIDIPVSLIFTFFIMYAFGFSINVLSLLAIVLATGLVVDDGIVVTENIFKKVEEGMSPFEAAIKGSNEIFFAVISISVTLAAVFLPVIFLQGFVGRLFREFGVVIGAAVLISAFVSLTLTPMLNAYLMKKGGHTPSRFYNWTEPYFVKLNDSYAHNLNKFLDKRWLSIPIIIVCMGLIFLFWKLLPKETAPYDDRSAINMTATLPEGASFTATDEFIMKLNQLVIDSVPEKNVNITITSPNFGGAGSTNMGFVRMGLVDPEDRTRSQKEIADMLTRVTKKYSEGKVIISQQPTISVGRRGGLPISYIIQAQNFEKLREKVPLFMEEVAKDPTFTVSDVNLKFNKPEINLTIDRDKAKNLGVSISAIAQTLNLGLSGQRFSYFFMNGKQYQVIGQFDRTDRKDPLDLSSVYVRSDKGQLVQLDNLVTAREESSPPQLYRNNRFISATISAGLAPGKSIGEGIDAMDAISKKVLDETFSTDLSGESRDFKESSSNTFFAFGLALLLVYLILSAQFESFKDPIIIILTVPMAVAGAFLSLWLCGQSWNIFSQIGTIMLIGLVTKNGILIVEFANQLKEKGVAIPEAIREASVSRLRPILMTSLAIAIGALPIALALGAAAKSRMSMGTVIVGGTLFSLVLTLFVIPAIYSYWAKPYKPNKELKDAHRFEQEALHTAE, encoded by the coding sequence ATGAGTATCTCCACAACGAGTATAAAAAGACCCGTTCTCGCCATCGTTATGAACCTTTTGATCGTCCTTTTCGGCATCATTGGTTATACGTTTTTGGGCGTTCGCGAATATCCGTCCATCGATCCAACAGTGGTATCGGTACGTACTTCCTACCCTGGGGCAAATTCCGATATTATCGAGTCGCAGATTACCGAACCATTAGAAAAATCGATCAATACCATTGATGGAATCAGGAATATTTCATCGTCGAGTAACCAGGGAGCAAGTAATATCACTATTGAGTTCGATCTTGATAAGAATATTGAAGAAGCCGCAAATGATGTACGCGATAAAGTTTCGCAAGCCGCAAGAACATTGCCAAAAGATATTGATGGCTTGCCAACGGTAAGTAAGGCCGATGCAAATTCGGACGACATCTTATCGATGACGATTCAAAGTGATAAGAGAAACACGTTGGAGTTGAGCGATTTTGCAGAAAACGTAATTGCCGACCGCATCCAAACCATTCCTGGCGTAAGTACCGTACAAATTCGCGGCCAGAGAAAATATGCCATGCGTATATGGATGGACCCCAATAAGCTGAGTGCTTATGGGTTAACCTCGCAAGATATTGTAACGGCACTTGATAACGAAAACGTCGAACTGCCATCCGGAAAGATTACCGGCGCCACTACCGAGCTTACCGTTAAAACCCTCGGTAAACTAACAAATGAAGAAGAATTTAACAACCTTATCCTCAAATCAGACAGCAATCAGGTAGTAAAGCTCAAAGATGTAGGCTATGCCATTTTAGGATCCGAAAATGAGGAGACTATCTTACGAGAATCGGGCCTGCCAATGGTTTCCATTTCCATTATCCCGCAACCAGGTGCAAATTACATCGACATTACCCAAGAGTTTTACAAGCGTTTTGATAAGTTAAAGGCCGATATGCCCAAAGATATCAAGCTGGCCGTTTCGAGCGATAATACCATTTTTATTAAACGATCGGTAACAGAAGTGGCAGAAACCATAGGGCTGTCGTTAGTGTTGGTAATCCTGATCATTTATCTGTTCTTTAGAGATTGGGCCATAGCCTTCAGGCCATTGATTGATATTCCCGTATCGCTCATCTTCACCTTTTTTATCATGTATGCCTTTGGGTTTTCTATCAACGTATTAAGCTTGCTGGCCATTGTTTTGGCAACGGGACTCGTAGTTGATGATGGTATCGTGGTAACCGAAAACATCTTTAAAAAGGTAGAAGAAGGCATGTCGCCCTTTGAGGCCGCAATAAAGGGCTCAAACGAGATCTTTTTTGCCGTAATCTCCATTTCCGTTACATTGGCGGCGGTATTTTTGCCCGTAATCTTCCTTCAGGGATTTGTGGGCAGGTTATTTAGGGAGTTCGGGGTGGTAATTGGTGCGGCGGTGCTCATTTCCGCCTTCGTATCGCTCACCTTAACGCCAATGTTAAACGCTTATTTAATGAAAAAAGGCGGCCATACACCGTCTCGTTTTTACAACTGGACGGAGCCTTATTTTGTGAAGCTAAACGATTCCTACGCCCACAACCTGAACAAGTTTTTGGATAAAAGATGGCTTTCCATCCCCATTATTATAGTTTGTATGGGCCTCATTTTTCTCTTTTGGAAGTTATTGCCGAAGGAAACGGCTCCATACGATGATAGAAGTGCCATTAACATGACGGCGACGTTGCCCGAGGGGGCATCCTTTACAGCTACGGATGAGTTTATTATGAAACTGAACCAGTTGGTAATTGATTCTGTACCTGAAAAAAACGTAAACATTACCATCACCTCCCCTAATTTCGGTGGCGCAGGCTCTACTAATATGGGCTTTGTAAGGATGGGCCTTGTAGACCCTGAAGACAGAACACGCTCGCAAAAGGAAATTGCCGACATGTTAACCCGAGTGACCAAAAAATATTCGGAGGGCAAAGTAATCATCAGTCAACAACCCACCATTTCAGTTGGTCGCCGAGGCGGTTTGCCAATCAGCTACATTATTCAGGCACAAAATTTCGAAAAGCTCCGCGAAAAGGTTCCATTGTTTATGGAGGAGGTTGCAAAAGACCCCACCTTCACCGTTTCTGATGTCAACCTGAAGTTTAATAAGCCAGAGATCAACCTGACCATCGATCGCGATAAGGCCAAAAACCTTGGCGTTTCCATTTCGGCCATTGCACAAACCTTAAATCTGGGCTTAAGCGGTCAACGTTTTTCTTATTTCTTTATGAATGGAAAACAATATCAGGTAATTGGTCAGTTTGATCGTACCGACCGTAAAGACCCGCTTGATTTGAGCTCAGTTTACGTTCGTAGTGATAAGGGCCAGCTTGTTCAACTCGATAACCTGGTAACCGCCCGCGAGGAAAGTAGCCCCCCGCAGTTATACCGCAATAACAGGTTTATCTCTGCCACAATTTCTGCTGGCCTGGCCCCCGGAAAAAGTATTGGCGAGGGTATCGATGCCATGGACGCTATTTCGAAAAAAGTTTTAGATGAAACCTTCTCTACCGATTTGAGTGGCGAATCGAGAGATTTCAAGGAAAGTTCGTCCAATACATTTTTCGCATTTGGTTTAGCGCTATTACTGGTTTACCTCATCCTCTCGGCCCAGTTCGAAAGTTTTAAAGACCCGATTATTATCATTTTGACCGTACCAATGGCCGTTGCCGGAGCATTTTTATCGCTGTGGTTATGTGGCCAAAGCTGGAATATTTTTAGCCAGATTGGTACCATCATGCTAATCGGTTTAGTTACCAAAAACGGTATCCTCATTGTCGAATTTGCCAATCAGCTCAAAGAGAAAGGTGTAGCCATACCCGAGGCAATAAGAGAGGCGTCTGTGTCGCGTTTACGACCGATTTTAATGACCAGTTTGGCCATTGCTATTGGAGCGCTTCCTATTGCACTTGCCCTGGGCGCAGCAGCAAAAAGCAGAATGAGCATGGGAACCGTAATTGTTGGTGGAACTTTGTTTTCATTGGTTTTAACCCTTTTTGTAATCCCTGCCATTTACTCGTACTGGGCCAAGCCATATAAACCTAATAAAGAACTTAAAGACGCCCATCGTTTTGAACAGGAAGCCTTACATACAGCAGAATAA
- a CDS encoding efflux RND transporter periplasmic adaptor subunit, whose amino-acid sequence MKKRYIIYAVLALGFAYLVYYRINANKKLEGKGGAGSAQGKGATKGGGAGAPLAVDGIVVKPRSFNADLEVTGAIEANESVVLKSEVSGLVTGIYFTEGTNVTKGSVLVKVNAQDVQAQLQEALTKQKLSGTNENRAKQLLEKGAISQEEYDTSLADLRSLQAQSQLIRAQLAKTTIRAPFSGRIGLRNISSGTYLTPATVIANLVSTNPVKVTFAVPEKYAGQIKMGSAISFTTDGSSKQHTGKIYAIESGINAATRTLQIRALAPNADNALLPGSFAKIKLALNTTPNAILIPNSAIIPVLNGKIVYVQKNGKAQETKVEAGTRTDEDIVITSGLKAGDTVLTTGAMALKKDAPVKVHLVKE is encoded by the coding sequence ATGAAGAAGAGGTATATCATTTACGCTGTTTTGGCTTTGGGCTTCGCCTATTTAGTGTATTACAGAATCAACGCAAACAAAAAGCTCGAAGGTAAAGGCGGCGCAGGTAGTGCGCAAGGTAAAGGCGCAACCAAAGGCGGTGGCGCAGGTGCTCCGTTAGCTGTAGATGGCATTGTGGTTAAGCCACGCTCATTTAATGCCGATTTAGAAGTAACTGGCGCTATTGAGGCTAACGAATCCGTTGTTTTAAAAAGCGAGGTTTCTGGTTTAGTTACCGGAATTTATTTTACCGAAGGAACAAATGTTACCAAAGGAAGCGTTTTGGTAAAGGTAAACGCTCAGGATGTTCAGGCACAGTTGCAAGAAGCCCTAACCAAGCAAAAGCTTTCGGGAACCAACGAAAACAGGGCAAAACAACTTTTAGAAAAAGGCGCAATAAGCCAGGAAGAATACGACACTTCATTGGCCGATTTGCGTTCGTTGCAGGCACAATCACAATTAATCAGGGCACAATTGGCCAAAACAACCATCCGTGCACCATTTTCTGGCAGAATCGGCCTGCGTAATATCTCGTCGGGAACCTACCTTACGCCCGCTACCGTAATTGCCAATCTGGTAAGCACTAACCCCGTAAAGGTTACCTTTGCCGTTCCTGAGAAATATGCCGGCCAGATTAAAATGGGCTCCGCCATTAGTTTCACAACCGATGGATCATCAAAACAGCATACCGGAAAAATTTATGCCATTGAGTCCGGAATCAATGCTGCAACAAGAACCCTACAAATCAGGGCCCTGGCGCCAAATGCCGATAATGCGCTGCTGCCCGGTTCATTTGCAAAAATAAAACTGGCCCTAAATACAACGCCAAATGCTATCCTTATCCCCAATAGCGCCATCATTCCTGTGTTAAACGGAAAAATTGTTTACGTACAAAAAAATGGGAAGGCACAAGAGACCAAGGTAGAGGCCGGAACGCGAACAGATGAGGATATCGTAATTACATCGGGCTTAAAAGCTGGCGATACCGTTCTTACCACGGGTGCCATGGCACTGAAAAAAGATGCACCGGTAAAAGTTCATTTGGTTAAAGAATAA
- the fucP gene encoding L-fucose:H+ symporter permease: protein MKNLKVPVIPKEVLFPFILITSLFALWGFANDITNPMVAAFETVMEISTAKAALVQFAFYGGYATMAIPAALFIRKYSYKKGIILGLALYATGALLFYPAAKYEVFGFFLGSFYILTFGLAFLETAANPYILSMGDERTATQRLNLAQAFNPIGALCGMFVASKFILTALASDKRNASGELIFPSLSDAQKAVVRTHDLATIRDPYVMLGGVVLVMLLVILISKMPKREQTQAQGSAMDSFKRLIKNGKYREGVLTQLFYVAAQIMCWTFIIQYAGNLGLAKGTAQNYNIVAMGLFLLSRFITTYLMKFMNARKLLMLFALGAMFTTAGVILVEGMLGLYLLVATSFFMSLMFPTIYGIALNGLSEEDTSLGAAGLVMAIVGGALMPLLQGSIIDLDRIGNYAAVNVSFILPFICFCIIAVYGYRTFKIH from the coding sequence ATGAAAAATCTAAAAGTTCCGGTAATACCTAAGGAAGTCTTGTTTCCTTTTATATTAATTACATCTTTGTTTGCCTTATGGGGCTTTGCAAACGATATTACCAACCCCATGGTTGCCGCTTTTGAAACGGTTATGGAAATATCTACCGCAAAGGCCGCTTTGGTACAATTTGCCTTTTACGGCGGCTATGCCACCATGGCCATTCCTGCAGCACTTTTTATCAGGAAATACAGCTACAAAAAAGGAATCATCCTTGGTCTGGCCCTGTATGCCACCGGTGCGTTGTTGTTTTATCCCGCGGCCAAATATGAGGTCTTCGGGTTTTTTCTGGGCTCTTTTTATATTTTAACCTTCGGACTGGCGTTTCTGGAGACTGCGGCAAACCCATATATCTTATCGATGGGCGATGAGCGAACAGCTACCCAACGCTTAAATCTGGCCCAGGCCTTTAACCCCATTGGTGCGCTGTGCGGTATGTTTGTTGCATCAAAGTTTATCCTTACCGCATTGGCATCCGATAAAAGGAACGCCAGTGGAGAACTCATCTTCCCCTCCTTAAGCGATGCACAAAAAGCGGTTGTTCGAACACATGATCTAGCCACCATCAGAGATCCCTATGTAATGCTTGGTGGTGTAGTACTGGTAATGCTGCTCGTAATCCTGATCTCGAAAATGCCCAAACGCGAACAAACACAAGCGCAAGGCTCGGCTATGGATTCTTTTAAAAGATTAATTAAGAATGGAAAGTACAGGGAGGGCGTTTTAACCCAGTTGTTCTACGTGGCTGCACAAATTATGTGCTGGACTTTCATTATTCAATATGCAGGTAACCTTGGCCTTGCAAAAGGGACCGCCCAAAATTACAATATCGTTGCGATGGGACTGTTTTTATTGAGCAGATTTATTACTACTTACTTAATGAAGTTTATGAACGCAAGGAAATTGCTCATGCTGTTTGCCCTCGGAGCCATGTTTACAACCGCAGGCGTGATACTTGTTGAGGGTATGCTCGGTTTGTACCTATTGGTTGCCACCTCATTCTTTATGTCGCTGATGTTCCCTACCATTTATGGGATAGCGCTAAATGGCTTAAGCGAGGAAGATACCTCTTTAGGCGCCGCAGGCCTGGTTATGGCCATTGTTGGTGGTGCATTAATGCCGCTGTTACAAGGGTCGATTATCGATCTGGATAGAATTGGAAACTATGCAGCCGTGAATGTTTCGTTTATACTTCCTTTTATCTGCTTCTGTATCATTGCCGTATATGGATATAGAACGTTTAAGATACACTAA
- the aldA gene encoding aldehyde dehydrogenase: protein MKEFDQFINGRFVKSTSSETTEVLNPCTEAVLSLIPRGSVADADAALAAAQAAQYAWKSLTAIERAGYLNKMASVIRDNRLTLAQTLAKEQAKVIGLAQVEIDVTADYFDYNAAWARRIEGEIIQSDRKKEHIFLHKAPIGVAVGICPWNFPFFVMARKVAPALITGNTCVIKPSCIAPNTIMEFVRMIEHIGLPNGVLNVVCGTGPVVGNALTKSPVTGIVSLTGSVLAGQRIMEAAAANITKVSLELGGKAPAIVCADANLDLAVNAVVSSRVIFSGQVCNCAERVYVEDAIYDQFMESVTKKMASVKMDDAFSEDNPDMSSLVSREQLAKVSEMVEFAKKEGAEVIVGGSRSERFTKGYFYQPTLLANVTQQMQIIQEEVFGPVLPVMRFASLDEAIALANDCEYGLTSSIFSENFNKIMYACEELQFGETYVNREHFEAIQGFHAGWKKSGLGGADGKHGMEEYLQTKVVYAQYR from the coding sequence ATGAAAGAATTTGACCAATTCATCAACGGAAGATTTGTAAAATCAACTTCGAGCGAAACTACAGAAGTACTAAATCCATGTACGGAAGCAGTTTTGTCGTTAATTCCCAGGGGTTCTGTGGCCGACGCCGATGCAGCCTTAGCAGCAGCGCAGGCGGCACAATATGCATGGAAATCGCTTACAGCAATAGAAAGAGCCGGCTATTTGAACAAGATGGCGAGCGTAATTCGCGATAACCGATTAACTTTAGCACAAACATTAGCCAAAGAACAAGCAAAAGTAATTGGTTTGGCACAGGTCGAAATTGATGTTACGGCCGATTATTTTGATTACAATGCCGCCTGGGCCCGAAGAATTGAGGGAGAGATAATTCAGAGCGACCGTAAAAAAGAGCATATATTTTTACACAAAGCGCCCATTGGAGTCGCCGTGGGCATCTGCCCGTGGAATTTTCCGTTCTTTGTGATGGCCCGGAAAGTGGCACCCGCCCTTATTACCGGCAATACCTGCGTAATTAAACCAAGCTGTATTGCGCCCAATACCATTATGGAGTTTGTGCGGATGATTGAACATATCGGCCTCCCCAATGGCGTATTAAATGTGGTATGTGGAACCGGCCCCGTTGTGGGTAACGCACTAACCAAAAGCCCCGTTACGGGCATTGTGAGCTTAACGGGAAGCGTTTTAGCAGGACAAAGGATTATGGAGGCCGCAGCAGCGAACATCACCAAAGTGTCGTTAGAACTGGGCGGAAAAGCACCCGCTATTGTATGTGCTGATGCCAATCTGGATTTGGCTGTTAATGCAGTAGTATCCTCAAGAGTGATTTTTAGCGGTCAGGTTTGCAACTGTGCAGAGCGGGTTTACGTAGAAGACGCCATCTACGACCAGTTTATGGAGTCGGTAACCAAAAAAATGGCATCGGTAAAAATGGACGACGCATTTTCGGAAGATAATCCTGATATGAGTAGCCTGGTTTCCAGAGAACAGCTTGCCAAGGTGAGTGAAATGGTCGAGTTTGCCAAAAAAGAAGGTGCTGAGGTTATTGTGGGCGGAAGCCGTTCTGAGCGCTTTACCAAAGGGTACTTTTACCAGCCCACCTTGTTAGCAAACGTAACGCAGCAAATGCAGATCATCCAGGAAGAAGTTTTCGGACCGGTGTTGCCCGTAATGAGATTTGCCAGTTTAGATGAAGCCATTGCACTTGCCAACGATTGTGAATATGGCTTAACATCATCCATTTTTTCCGAAAATTTCAACAAGATTATGTATGCCTGCGAAGAGTTGCAATTTGGCGAAACGTATGTAAACCGCGAACACTTTGAGGCCATCCAGGGCTTTCACGCAGGCTGGAAAAAATCTGGCCTGGGCGGCGCCGACGGAAAACATGGAATGGAAGAGTATTTGCAAACCAAAGTAGTTTATGCCCAATATCGCTAA
- a CDS encoding AraC family transcriptional regulator, with amino-acid sequence MRLINKIELGDPSTQQQRFIDVKLRLMCCRYWHLELWDCHNMVFPFWRIYWNKNEGGELKLQHQVYQMDPDFLYIVSPFTPFSSSYLKNKRYTSGIHVAGKNLSFEHDETHYETKSLIHFFTHFNLGAPFDNVLPGIFKIQLTPHLREGLMYLTNELKLDNQNFKMTFNLKLQSFIKETISNIGAELWKTINIDERVLIVHRFIEANITEKLSNADLASLVHMAPNSFARLFRTEMNLPLHSFIQNRKIAKACELFGHTNETIESISFNLGFSDRYHFSRVFKAVTGISPAAYKSGRYL; translated from the coding sequence ATGAGATTAATAAACAAGATTGAGTTGGGCGATCCTTCTACTCAGCAACAACGGTTTATAGATGTAAAACTCAGGCTGATGTGTTGCCGATACTGGCATTTAGAATTATGGGACTGCCACAATATGGTTTTTCCGTTTTGGCGCATCTATTGGAACAAAAATGAGGGCGGCGAGCTGAAATTGCAACATCAGGTTTATCAAATGGATCCTGATTTTTTGTACATTGTTTCGCCATTTACCCCTTTCTCCTCCAGTTATTTAAAAAACAAACGATATACATCCGGAATTCATGTTGCCGGAAAAAACCTCTCTTTCGAACACGATGAAACGCATTACGAAACGAAAAGCTTAATACATTTTTTTACCCATTTCAACCTTGGAGCGCCGTTCGACAACGTGCTTCCGGGCATTTTCAAGATCCAACTTACACCGCACCTCCGCGAGGGCCTGATGTATTTAACAAATGAATTGAAGCTTGATAATCAAAACTTTAAAATGACCTTCAACCTGAAGCTGCAGTCTTTTATTAAGGAAACAATTTCCAATATCGGTGCCGAGCTTTGGAAAACAATTAATATAGATGAGCGAGTGCTGATTGTTCACCGATTTATCGAAGCTAATATTACAGAGAAACTAAGTAATGCCGATTTGGCCTCGCTTGTTCACATGGCTCCAAACTCCTTTGCCAGGTTGTTCAGAACTGAGATGAACCTGCCCCTGCACAGCTTTATACAAAACAGAAAGATAGCCAAGGCGTGCGAACTTTTTGGCCACACCAACGAAACCATCGAAAGCATTTCTTTTAACCTGGGCTTCTCTGATCGTTACCACTTCTCCCGTGTTTTTAAAGCGGTAACCGGCATCTCGCCAGCGGCCTATAAATCGGGCAGGTACCTGTAA